In the Ramlibacter tataouinensis TTB310 genome, one interval contains:
- the hflC gene encoding protease modulator HflC: MNKIGFIVTGVLVALALLSSTLFVVDQRQFGVVYALGQIKDVITEPGLHFKLPPPFQNVSYIDKRLLSLDSNDTEPMLTAEKQRLVIDWFVRWRIINPSQYIRAVGLNEAAGAAQLSREVRDAFQQEISKRTVRELLSTRRDQLMNDVRQSVQQEVKARNWGIEIVDVRMTRADYSESITESVYRRMQAERQRVANELRSTGAAEGEKIRADADRQREVTLANAYRDAQKVRGEGDAQAAAAYADAFGRDPQFAQFYRSLEAYRASFNKKGDVMVLDPDGTEFFRTYRGAGSLAPGITPSQPPRR, encoded by the coding sequence ATGAACAAGATCGGATTCATCGTCACCGGCGTCCTGGTGGCGCTCGCGCTGCTCAGCTCCACGCTGTTCGTGGTCGACCAGCGCCAGTTCGGCGTGGTCTACGCGCTCGGGCAGATCAAGGACGTGATCACCGAGCCCGGGCTGCACTTCAAGCTGCCGCCCCCGTTCCAGAACGTGTCGTACATCGACAAGCGCCTGCTCTCGCTGGACAGCAACGACACCGAGCCCATGCTCACGGCGGAGAAGCAGCGCCTGGTGATCGACTGGTTCGTGCGCTGGCGCATCATCAACCCCTCGCAGTACATCCGCGCCGTGGGCCTGAACGAGGCCGCCGGCGCGGCCCAGCTCAGCCGCGAGGTGCGTGACGCCTTCCAGCAGGAGATCAGCAAGCGCACCGTGCGCGAGCTGCTCTCGACCCGGCGCGACCAGCTGATGAACGACGTGCGCCAGAGCGTGCAGCAGGAGGTCAAGGCGCGCAACTGGGGCATCGAGATCGTGGACGTGCGCATGACCCGCGCCGACTATTCCGAGTCCATCACCGAGTCCGTGTACCGCCGCATGCAGGCCGAGCGCCAGCGCGTGGCCAACGAGCTGCGCTCGACCGGCGCGGCCGAGGGCGAGAAGATCCGCGCCGACGCCGACCGCCAGCGCGAGGTGACGCTGGCCAATGCCTACCGCGACGCGCAGAAGGTGCGCGGCGAGGGCGACGCGCAGGCCGCGGCCGCCTACGCGGACGCTTTTGGCCGTGATCCGCAGTTCGCCCAGTTCTACCGCAGCCTGGAGGCCTACAGGGCCAGCTTCAACAAGAAGGGCGACGTGATGGTGCTGGACCCGGACGGCACGGAGTTCTTCCGCACCTACCGCGGCGCCGGCTCGCTGGCGCCCGGCATCACGCCCTCGCAGCCGCCGCGCCGCTGA
- a CDS encoding phosphoribosyltransferase — MLTEDGKHLYVSYDEYHNLIEKLAIKVHQSGWQFDTILCLARGGMRPGDILSRIFDKPLAIMSTSSYRADAGTVQGHLDIARFITTPKGEIAGRVLLVDDLADSGHTLHKVVDLLRTSYKPITELRSAVIWTKGMSSFTPDYSVEFLPTNPWIHQPFEGYDSMGPEKLLAKWKI; from the coding sequence ATGTTGACGGAAGACGGCAAGCACCTGTACGTGAGTTACGACGAGTACCACAACCTCATCGAGAAGCTGGCGATCAAGGTGCACCAGTCGGGCTGGCAGTTCGACACCATCCTGTGCCTGGCGCGCGGCGGCATGCGGCCGGGGGACATCCTCTCGCGCATCTTCGACAAGCCGCTGGCCATCATGTCCACCAGCTCCTACCGCGCCGATGCGGGCACGGTGCAGGGCCACCTGGACATCGCGCGCTTCATCACCACCCCCAAGGGCGAGATCGCCGGTCGCGTGCTGCTGGTGGACGACCTGGCCGACTCCGGGCACACGCTGCACAAGGTGGTGGACCTGCTCAGGACCAGCTACAAGCCCATCACCGAGCTGCGCAGCGCCGTGATCTGGACCAAGGGCATGTCCAGCTTCACGCCGGACTACTCGGTGGAGTTCCTGCCAACCAATCCCTGGATCCACCAGCCCTTCGAGGGCTACGACAGCATGGGGCCGGAGAAGCTGCTGGCCAAGTGGAAGATCTGA
- a CDS encoding FadR/GntR family transcriptional regulator, giving the protein MNAETPASLRRGRSLTADLVQALGDRVRDGRWPAGARLPKEADLMSEFGVSRTVVREAMSRLQAAGVVDIRHGVGTFVLGYGDPGSFRIAPEQLGTLQDVIAVLELRIALETESAGLAAQRRTVENLAAIRSALDAFTGAVDAGRDAVGPDFQFHLEIARATQNRHFGDLMGTLGGMMIPRARLESSEPLTPERAQYLRRVNAEHESIYDAIDRQDAEGARAAMRTHLANSRERRRRAALA; this is encoded by the coding sequence ATGAACGCCGAAACCCCCGCCAGCCTGCGCCGCGGCCGCTCCCTGACGGCCGACCTGGTCCAGGCCCTGGGCGACCGGGTGCGGGACGGCCGCTGGCCTGCGGGCGCGCGCCTGCCCAAGGAGGCGGACCTGATGTCCGAGTTCGGCGTCAGCCGCACCGTGGTGCGCGAGGCCATGTCCCGGCTGCAGGCCGCGGGCGTGGTCGACATCCGGCACGGCGTGGGCACCTTCGTCCTGGGCTACGGCGACCCGGGCAGCTTCCGCATCGCGCCCGAGCAGCTGGGCACGCTGCAGGACGTGATCGCGGTGCTGGAGCTGCGCATCGCGCTGGAGACCGAGAGCGCAGGGCTGGCGGCGCAGCGCCGCACCGTAGAGAACCTGGCGGCGATCCGCTCCGCGCTGGATGCGTTCACCGGCGCAGTGGACGCGGGACGCGACGCCGTTGGGCCGGACTTCCAGTTCCATCTGGAGATCGCCCGCGCCACGCAGAACCGGCACTTCGGCGACCTCATGGGCACCCTGGGCGGCATGATGATCCCGCGCGCCCGGCTGGAATCCAGCGAGCCCCTGACGCCCGAGCGCGCGCAGTACCTGCGGCGTGTCAATGCCGAGCACGAGAGCATCTACGACGCCATCGACCGGCAGGACGCGGAGGGCGCACGGGCCGCAATGCGCACGCACCTGGCCAACAGCCGCGAACGGCGCCGCCGCGCGGCGCTGGCCTGA
- the kdgD gene encoding 5-dehydro-4-deoxyglucarate dehydratase, protein MTPNELKQALSSGLLSFPLTDFDAQLRFHARGYADRLEWLMPYGATVLFAAGGTGEFFSLEPQEYGAVIKTAADTCRGRVPIIGGAGGGTTLAIRYAQEAQQQGAQGVLLLPHYLTEATQEGLVAHVEAVCKSLKIGVIVYNRGATRLSADSLARLAERCTNLIGFKDGLGDIERIVSIRQKLGDRFVYVGGMPTHEVYAHAYKALGVPVYSSAVFNFIPRTAIEFYNAYASGDTATTGRLLDEFFLPYLAIRNKGEGYAVSIVKAGATAVGRSAGPVRPPLSELKPSEAEELAALIRKLGPQ, encoded by the coding sequence ATGACCCCGAACGAACTCAAGCAAGCGCTGTCCAGCGGCTTGCTGTCCTTCCCGCTGACCGACTTCGACGCCCAGCTGCGCTTCCATGCCCGTGGCTACGCCGACCGGCTGGAGTGGCTGATGCCCTACGGCGCCACGGTCCTGTTCGCTGCCGGCGGCACCGGCGAATTCTTCTCGCTCGAGCCGCAGGAATACGGCGCGGTGATCAAGACCGCGGCCGACACCTGCCGCGGCCGGGTGCCCATCATCGGCGGCGCCGGCGGCGGCACCACGCTGGCCATCAGGTACGCGCAGGAGGCCCAGCAGCAGGGCGCCCAGGGCGTGCTGCTGCTGCCCCACTACCTGACCGAGGCCACGCAGGAAGGACTGGTCGCCCACGTCGAAGCCGTGTGCAAGAGCCTGAAGATCGGCGTGATCGTCTACAACCGCGGCGCCACCCGCCTGTCGGCCGACTCCCTGGCCCGCCTGGCCGAGCGCTGCACCAACCTGATCGGCTTCAAGGACGGGCTGGGCGACATCGAGCGCATCGTCTCCATCCGTCAGAAGCTGGGCGACCGCTTCGTCTACGTGGGCGGCATGCCCACGCACGAGGTCTATGCCCATGCCTACAAGGCACTGGGCGTGCCGGTGTATTCCTCCGCCGTCTTCAACTTCATCCCGCGCACGGCCATCGAGTTCTACAACGCCTACGCCAGCGGCGACACCGCGACCACCGGCCGCCTGCTGGACGAGTTCTTCCTGCCCTACCTGGCCATCCGCAACAAGGGCGAGGGCTATGCCGTTTCCATCGTCAAGGCGGGAGCCACGGCGGTCGGCCGCAGCGCCGGGCCGGTGCGCCCGCCGCTGTCGGAGCTCAAGCCGTCGGAAGCCGAGGAGCTGGCCGCGCTGATCCGCAAGCTCGGCCCGCAGTAA
- a CDS encoding DUF2065 domain-containing protein — protein sequence MDSDVLWAALALVLVFEGLFPFISPGGWRRTFQKLLALQDGQLRFFGLCSVMLGLLLLWLTS from the coding sequence GTGGACAGCGACGTCCTGTGGGCGGCCCTCGCCCTGGTGCTGGTGTTCGAGGGCCTGTTCCCCTTCATCTCGCCCGGCGGCTGGCGCCGCACCTTCCAGAAGCTGCTGGCGCTGCAGGACGGGCAGCTGCGCTTCTTCGGCCTGTGCAGCGTGATGCTGGGCCTGCTGCTGCTCTGGCTGACCTCGTGA
- a CDS encoding ATP phosphoribosyltransferase regulatory subunit — MSAWVLPDHIADVLPSEARHIEELRRLLLDTARGYGCEQVMPPLLEHLESLLTGTGEALDLQTFKLVDQLSGRMMGLRADTTPQVARIDAHLLNRRGVTRLCYCGPVLHTRPGRPHATREPLQFGAEIYGHAGLEADLEALTLALDCLRATRVADLTVDLADARIVRALLAGVPLDAAALARVHAALAAKDASELAALTRGIPAASREGLAALLSLYGDQGVLDEAEKCLPPAPLLREALANLRWLASQVEGARISFDLADLRGYAYYSGARFAVYTPGASDALVRGGRYDEVGAVFGRNRPAVGFSLDLKELVGVVAKPALKAAIRAPWGEDAGLRAAIAELRRSGETVVCVLPGHESEVDEFHCDRELARQGGGWAVRPL; from the coding sequence ATGTCCGCCTGGGTCCTGCCGGATCACATCGCCGATGTGTTGCCTTCCGAGGCCCGGCACATCGAAGAACTGCGCCGCCTGCTGCTCGACACCGCCCGCGGCTACGGCTGCGAGCAGGTGATGCCGCCGCTGCTGGAGCACCTGGAGTCGCTGCTCACCGGCACCGGCGAGGCGCTGGACCTGCAGACCTTCAAGCTGGTGGACCAGCTGTCCGGCCGCATGATGGGCCTGCGGGCGGACACCACGCCGCAGGTGGCGCGCATCGATGCGCACCTGCTCAATCGCCGCGGCGTCACCCGCCTGTGCTACTGCGGACCGGTGCTGCACACCCGCCCGGGCCGGCCGCACGCCACGCGCGAGCCGCTGCAGTTCGGCGCCGAGATCTATGGCCATGCCGGCCTGGAGGCCGACCTGGAGGCATTGACGCTGGCGCTGGACTGCCTGCGCGCCACCCGCGTGGCCGACCTCACCGTGGACCTGGCGGACGCGCGCATCGTGCGCGCGCTGCTGGCCGGGGTGCCGCTGGACGCGGCCGCCTTGGCGCGCGTGCACGCGGCACTGGCGGCCAAGGACGCGAGCGAGCTGGCGGCGTTGACCCGCGGCATCCCCGCCGCCTCGCGCGAGGGCCTGGCGGCGTTGCTGTCGCTGTACGGTGACCAGGGCGTGCTGGACGAGGCCGAAAAGTGCCTGCCGCCCGCGCCCTTGCTGCGCGAGGCGCTCGCCAACCTGAGGTGGCTGGCCAGCCAGGTGGAAGGCGCGCGCATCAGCTTCGACCTGGCCGACCTGCGCGGCTACGCCTACTACAGCGGCGCGCGTTTCGCGGTCTACACGCCCGGCGCCAGCGACGCGCTGGTGCGCGGCGGCCGCTACGACGAGGTGGGAGCCGTGTTCGGCCGCAACCGCCCCGCCGTGGGTTTCAGCCTGGACCTCAAGGAACTGGTCGGCGTGGTCGCCAAGCCCGCGCTCAAGGCCGCGATCCGGGCGCCCTGGGGCGAGGACGCCGGCCTGCGCGCCGCGATCGCCGAGCTGCGCCGGAGTGGCGAAACGGTGGTGTGCGTGCTGCCCGGCCACGAGAGCGAGGTGGACGAGTTCCACTGCGACCGCGAGCTCGCCCGCCAGGGCGGCGGCTGGGCCGTGCGCCCCCTCTGA
- a CDS encoding extensin-like domain-containing protein, with amino-acid sequence MIAKLFAAALLVLPAAAGYALWTGSWQLPDRWNPWAPLRIEEEPHWLTRHKLGRLGREPALCLQVLGTAQMRWAPVPDRVTGERCGLANAVRIERTQMHVGPAFVLSCPAAVSLALWERHVLQPAAALLPARVVRLEHFGSYACRNVNHATAGRRSQHATADALDVAGFVLADGRRISVLRDWSAEGAEAAFLREAHAGACRFFDAVLGPDYNAAHRDHLHLDRGPWRACR; translated from the coding sequence ATGATCGCAAAGCTGTTCGCCGCCGCGCTGCTGGTCTTGCCGGCCGCGGCAGGCTACGCGCTGTGGACGGGCTCGTGGCAGCTGCCGGACCGCTGGAACCCCTGGGCGCCCCTGCGCATCGAGGAGGAGCCGCATTGGCTGACGCGGCACAAGCTGGGCAGGCTCGGCCGCGAGCCGGCCCTGTGCCTCCAGGTGCTGGGCACGGCCCAGATGCGCTGGGCGCCCGTGCCCGACCGCGTCACCGGCGAGCGCTGCGGCCTGGCCAACGCGGTGCGCATCGAACGCACGCAAATGCATGTCGGGCCGGCCTTCGTGCTCTCATGCCCCGCGGCGGTGTCGCTGGCCCTGTGGGAGCGGCACGTGCTGCAGCCGGCGGCCGCCTTGCTGCCGGCGCGCGTGGTGCGGCTGGAGCACTTCGGCAGCTACGCCTGCCGCAACGTGAACCACGCGACGGCCGGGCGGCGCAGCCAGCACGCGACGGCCGACGCCCTGGACGTGGCCGGCTTCGTGCTGGCCGACGGCCGGCGCATCAGCGTGCTGCGGGACTGGTCGGCCGAGGGCGCGGAAGCTGCCTTCCTGCGCGAGGCCCACGCCGGGGCATGCAGGTTCTTCGACGCGGTGCTGGGGCCCGACTACAACGCCGCCCACCGCGACCACCTGCACCTGGACCGCGGACCCTGGCGCGCCTGCCGCTGA
- a CDS encoding adenylosuccinate synthase, with amino-acid sequence MNKTSGRNVVVVGTQWGDEGKGKLVDWLTESAQGVVRFQGGHNAGHTLVINGVKTALHLIPSGIMRPGVRCYIGNGVVLSAAKLFEEIEGLEKAGVEVRSRLRISEACPLILPFHAALDIAREQLREKGGSEKIGTTGRGIGPAYEDKIARRALRVQDLRHPQRFADKLKTLLELHNHVLTTFLHAPAVDYQQTLDEALKLGERLKPMMADVSRELNEAHLRGDNLLFEGAQGTLLDVDHGTYPYVTSSNCVAGNAAAGAGVGPGLLHYVLGITKAYCTRVGGGPFPTELDWEKPGTVGYHLSTVGAEKGVTTGRSRRCGWFDAALLKRSAQVNGLSGLCITKLDVLDGIQELQLCTGYELDGEHTDILPLGADEIARCKPVYEQLPGWSESTVGVTQYERLPVNARLYLQRIEQVTGVPIAMISTSPDRDHTIMMRHPYLAD; translated from the coding sequence ATGAACAAGACATCAGGCCGCAACGTGGTCGTGGTCGGCACCCAGTGGGGTGACGAGGGCAAAGGCAAGCTGGTCGACTGGCTGACCGAGAGCGCCCAGGGCGTGGTGCGCTTCCAGGGCGGCCACAACGCCGGTCATACGCTGGTGATCAACGGCGTGAAGACCGCGCTGCACCTCATCCCCAGCGGCATCATGCGCCCGGGCGTCAGGTGCTACATCGGCAACGGCGTGGTGCTGTCGGCCGCCAAGCTGTTCGAGGAGATTGAGGGCCTGGAGAAGGCCGGCGTGGAGGTGCGCTCGCGCCTGCGCATCAGCGAGGCCTGCCCGCTGATCCTGCCCTTCCATGCCGCGCTGGACATCGCGCGCGAGCAGCTGCGCGAGAAGGGCGGCAGCGAGAAGATCGGCACCACCGGCCGCGGCATCGGCCCGGCCTACGAGGACAAGATCGCCCGCCGCGCGCTGCGCGTGCAGGACCTGCGGCACCCGCAGCGCTTCGCCGACAAGCTCAAGACCCTGCTGGAGCTGCACAACCACGTGCTGACCACCTTCCTGCACGCGCCGGCCGTCGACTACCAGCAGACGCTGGACGAGGCCCTCAAGCTGGGCGAGCGGCTCAAGCCCATGATGGCCGACGTCTCGCGCGAGCTGAACGAGGCGCACCTGCGCGGCGACAACCTGCTGTTCGAGGGCGCCCAGGGCACGCTGCTGGACGTGGACCACGGCACCTATCCCTACGTCACCTCCAGCAACTGCGTGGCGGGCAACGCGGCGGCGGGCGCCGGCGTGGGGCCGGGCCTGCTGCACTACGTGCTGGGCATCACCAAGGCCTATTGCACGCGCGTGGGCGGCGGCCCCTTCCCGACCGAGCTGGACTGGGAAAAGCCCGGCACCGTCGGCTACCACCTGTCGACCGTCGGCGCGGAAAAGGGCGTGACCACGGGCCGCTCGCGCCGCTGCGGCTGGTTCGACGCCGCGCTGCTCAAGCGCAGCGCCCAGGTCAACGGCCTGTCGGGCCTGTGCATCACCAAGCTGGACGTGCTGGACGGCATCCAGGAACTGCAGCTGTGCACCGGCTACGAGCTGGATGGCGAGCACACCGACATCCTGCCGCTGGGCGCCGACGAGATCGCGCGCTGCAAGCCGGTGTACGAGCAGCTTCCCGGCTGGAGCGAGAGCACGGTGGGCGTGACGCAGTACGAGCGGCTTCCGGTCAACGCGCGGCTGTACCTGCAGCGCATCGAGCAGGTCACCGGCGTGCCCATCGCCATGATCTCCACCAGCCCGGACCGCGACCACACCATCATGATGCGTCACCCCTACCTGGCGGATTGA
- a CDS encoding PLP-dependent transferase, producing MSDPVTHLLHHPYQPPAGFAAPQPGVFKASTVIFPNVAAMRARDWKHKHGYTYGLHGTPTTFLLEERIAALEGGAQCVLVPSGLAAVANVDLALLKTGDEVLIPANAYGPSKALAEGELANWGITHQLYDPMDPADLAARLGPRTRLVWLEAPGSVTMEFPPLAQLAHACRQRGVTTALDNTWGAGLAFNGFDLATPGSGADIVVQALTKYPSGGGDVLMGSIVTRDEALHLQLKLTHMRLGWGVGANDAEAVLRSLPSIALRYQAHDRAARVLARWLQARPEVARVLHPALEGSPGHEHWRALCTDPGQGGGGRAAGLFSVVFHERYRMAQVDAFCDRLRLFKLGYSWGGPVSLVVPYDMPGMRRHWPHRGTLVRFSVGLEAAADLQADLAQALDALAKT from the coding sequence ATGAGCGACCCTGTTACCCACCTCCTTCACCACCCGTACCAGCCGCCCGCGGGCTTCGCCGCGCCGCAGCCGGGCGTGTTCAAGGCCTCCACCGTCATCTTCCCCAACGTCGCGGCCATGCGGGCGCGCGACTGGAAGCACAAGCACGGCTACACCTACGGCCTGCACGGCACGCCCACCACCTTCCTGCTGGAAGAGCGCATCGCGGCGCTGGAGGGTGGGGCGCAGTGCGTGCTGGTGCCCAGCGGCCTGGCGGCCGTCGCCAACGTCGACCTGGCGCTGCTCAAGACGGGCGACGAGGTCCTGATCCCGGCCAACGCCTACGGCCCGTCCAAGGCGCTGGCCGAAGGCGAGCTGGCGAACTGGGGCATCACGCACCAGCTGTACGACCCCATGGACCCGGCCGACCTGGCGGCGCGCCTGGGCCCTCGCACGCGCCTGGTCTGGCTGGAAGCGCCCGGCTCGGTCACCATGGAGTTCCCCCCATTGGCGCAATTGGCCCATGCCTGCCGGCAGCGTGGCGTGACCACCGCGCTGGACAACACCTGGGGCGCCGGCCTGGCTTTCAACGGCTTCGATCTCGCGACGCCCGGCAGCGGCGCCGACATCGTGGTGCAGGCGCTGACCAAGTACCCCAGCGGCGGCGGCGACGTGCTGATGGGCAGCATCGTCACCCGTGACGAGGCGCTGCACCTGCAGCTCAAGCTGACCCACATGCGCCTGGGCTGGGGCGTGGGCGCCAACGACGCCGAGGCGGTGCTGCGTTCCCTGCCCAGCATCGCGCTGCGCTACCAGGCCCACGACCGTGCGGCTCGGGTGTTGGCGCGCTGGCTGCAGGCGCGGCCCGAGGTGGCACGGGTGCTGCATCCGGCACTGGAGGGCTCGCCGGGCCATGAGCACTGGCGGGCGCTGTGCACGGACCCGGGGCAGGGCGGCGGGGGGCGGGCGGCCGGCCTGTTCTCCGTGGTCTTCCATGAGCGCTACCGCATGGCGCAGGTCGACGCCTTTTGCGACCGGCTGCGGCTGTTCAAGCTGGGCTACTCCTGGGGGGGACCGGTCAGCCTGGTCGTGCCCTACGACATGCCCGGCATGCGACGGCACTGGCCGCACCGCGGCACGCTGGTGAGGTTCTCGGTCGGGCTGGAGGCGGCGGCCGACCTGCAGGCCGACCTGGCGCAGGCTCTGGACGCCCTGGCCAAGACATAA
- the hflK gene encoding FtsH protease activity modulator HflK, whose translation MNLHFPGLRPAGLWGRLRGMFNLNDPRWGRGEDTKSENNRPDGGPPKGPNQGPPDLDELWRDFNRKLGGLFGGGRGRRGGDNGFGGGGNFQPDMKSAGIGAGLIAAVVVLIWLGTGFFIVQEGQQAVITQFGRYKETVGAGFNWRLPYPIQRHELVTVTQVRSVDIGRDTIIRATGLRESAMLTQDENIVEIKFAVQYRLNDARAWLFESRNPAETVVQAAETAVREVVGNMRMDAALGEERDQIGPRVRKLMQTILDRYGVGVEVLGINLQQGGVRPPEQVQAAFDDVLRAGQERERAKNEAQAYANDVIPRAVGAASRLTEEAQGYKARIVAQAQGDAQRFRSVLAEYQRAPQVTRDRMYLETMQQIYSNVTKVLVDSRQGSNLLYLPLDKIMQQVAQGGTAAEATPAPGSPPSSSVPSSAAPPVGDVRNRDNARGRDRESR comes from the coding sequence ATGAACCTCCACTTTCCGGGCCTGCGGCCTGCCGGGCTATGGGGCCGTCTCAGGGGCATGTTCAACCTGAACGACCCCCGCTGGGGCCGTGGCGAGGACACCAAGTCCGAGAACAACCGGCCCGACGGCGGTCCGCCCAAGGGACCCAACCAGGGCCCGCCCGACCTGGATGAGCTGTGGCGCGATTTCAACCGCAAGCTGGGCGGCCTGTTCGGCGGCGGCCGGGGCCGCCGCGGCGGCGACAACGGCTTCGGCGGGGGCGGCAACTTCCAGCCCGACATGAAGAGCGCCGGCATAGGCGCCGGCTTGATCGCGGCCGTGGTGGTGCTGATCTGGCTGGGCACCGGCTTCTTCATCGTCCAGGAAGGCCAGCAGGCGGTGATCACCCAGTTCGGCCGCTACAAGGAGACGGTCGGCGCGGGCTTCAACTGGCGCCTGCCGTACCCGATCCAGCGGCACGAGCTGGTCACCGTGACCCAGGTGCGCTCGGTGGACATCGGCCGCGACACCATCATCCGGGCCACCGGCCTGCGCGAGTCGGCCATGCTGACGCAGGACGAGAACATCGTGGAGATCAAGTTCGCCGTGCAGTACCGGCTGAACGACGCCCGCGCCTGGCTGTTCGAGAGCCGCAACCCGGCCGAGACCGTGGTGCAGGCAGCCGAGACCGCGGTGCGCGAGGTGGTGGGCAACATGCGCATGGATGCCGCCCTGGGCGAAGAGCGCGACCAGATCGGCCCGCGCGTGCGCAAGCTGATGCAGACCATCCTGGACCGCTACGGGGTGGGCGTGGAGGTGCTGGGCATCAACCTGCAGCAGGGTGGGGTGCGCCCGCCCGAGCAGGTGCAGGCCGCCTTCGACGACGTGCTCAGGGCCGGCCAGGAGCGCGAGCGGGCCAAGAACGAGGCCCAGGCCTATGCCAATGACGTGATCCCGCGCGCCGTGGGCGCCGCCTCGCGCCTGACGGAGGAGGCCCAGGGCTACAAGGCGCGCATCGTGGCCCAGGCCCAGGGTGACGCGCAGCGCTTCCGCTCGGTGCTGGCCGAGTACCAGCGCGCCCCCCAGGTCACGCGCGACCGCATGTACCTGGAAACCATGCAGCAGATCTACAGCAACGTCACCAAGGTGCTGGTCGACTCGCGCCAGGGCTCCAACCTGCTGTACCTGCCGCTGGACAAGATCATGCAGCAGGTGGCCCAGGGCGGCACCGCCGCCGAGGCCACGCCCGCGCCCGGCAGCCCGCCTTCCTCCTCCGTCCCGTCCAGCGCCGCGCCGCCGGTAGGTGACGTGCGCAACCGCGACAACGCCCGCGGCCGCGACCGCGAGTCGCGCTGA